The following are encoded in a window of Natranaerovirga pectinivora genomic DNA:
- a CDS encoding right-handed parallel beta-helix repeat-containing protein — MKRYRKLLSLILSIILACTSISVLASEEAENTSLDVSDLVWQSITFGQSTDLNFASNVLPEKVGTNYAEPEAPGTIEGRIVLESRGGKLAPGHDGLTFYYTKLNANEHNFVLEADIIIEQFGPETGASPSGQDGAGIMVRDVNGPPRQEPLLLGFEEVPAASNLFGVGMMRHGISPMYRTGVIYPWGNVGSRLSAGAFSGGIGMVLDTPIRVRLERTNTGFIMSSTFTDPKTNELKTVERIEEGADLVQVIDEDYMYVGFFASRNVKMIVENASITLSEADTQPSPVVVPNPIGASMSIVSAPQSATEDYEIKAIGNYAGTVTVLKDGSEIVSDQSVEANNTFIHEVKLENEQTSFEVIYTPIGAPSENPIVRSITVTKRIFNVGEGLFVSPDGTSEGQGTKESPLDIMTAIQYLQPGQTIFMRGGTYTPSSTIDISGAYSGKEGEIKKLVPYNGEKVIIDGQGNINTIMRHRADYWHMYGIEITGSSGTGMRLNGNNNIIEMMVFNYNKGTGFHLHGSGENPDLWPKYNLILNCEAHDNRDDRNIDADGFAAKLGVGVGNEFRGNIAHHNIDDGWDLYNRTNEGENMPVILDGNIAYSNGKLSNGYNEDGNTGNGFKLGGEGLPVAHIIKNNIAFDNNMDGFSDNFNPGKMVVENNTAFDNKRFNYIFRTNPYFEANEQGIFKNNLSFKTNSGLADQIAGNVDETNFLFDGENSVNGNGVVVSVEDFVNVTMPNMYERDEEGNIVWGDFLRLAVASVLNTAGVNSTHVGALEADNDTPSVTPSFVWESRAFGQSTDLNFASNVLPEKVGVNETRAENPGTIEGSIVVESRGGKLANGHDGLTFYYTRLDPNVHNFVLEADMIIEQFGSEVEGVALNSQDSVGIMVRDVVSGARKNPLQIGFEEVTAASNIFAVGMMRGGLSYIYRTGVYEPWGNIGSQRTVRSYSNGLSVAQAINKSIRVRLERTDSEFIMTATFVDPTTDEMKTVEQRTEGADLVQVIDPNNMYVGFYAARNGQVRFENASLTLSEANTVASPVVEPTLPNATMNIVSAPQSGSEDYELKALANYDGNVTIEKDGVEVVSNGEVKAKEVFTFATALENETTSFTVVYTPEGAQSDDAITKDITVTKKIYNSGAGLFVSPEGTNEGDGTIESPLDLQTAIQYVLPNETIFMLGGTYTPDSRITIGKEHSGEEGKMKKIVPYNGEKVIIDGEGRLSEILRVAGDYWHIYGIEITRASSTSTRVNGDHNIFELMTFSYNGNTGLHITGGGIDPDYWPKYNLILNCVSHDNRDASNIDADGFAAKLGVGVGNVFRGNIAHNNIDDGWDLFNKIENGPNMPVVLDGNIAYSNGKLSDGYNEDGNTGNGFKLGGEGMPVAHIVTNNIAFDNNMDGFSDNFNPGTITVEKNTSFDNKRFNYIFRENPYFEAEEQGIFKNNLSFRTDTEDKLPDFVSGNVDETNFFFDGEKSVNSNGVVVNAEDFVKLTMPNMYERDEEGNIVWGDFLRLALSSDLNTAGENGTYVGALPAIVDEQEQFQVSNVRFTDYIGNSINTLTPSGDIVVKVDIKNTLNEQKDAILIIALYDENNTMKNLARVRWEANAGEERTLEAGFKLPQNVNGHTVKAFVWDSIDGMNPLSPLVTIQ; from the coding sequence ATGAAAAGGTATCGCAAGTTACTCAGTTTAATTCTTAGCATTATTTTGGCATGTACATCTATTAGTGTTTTGGCAAGTGAAGAAGCAGAAAACACTTCATTGGATGTATCTGATTTAGTATGGCAATCCATTACTTTTGGTCAATCGACAGACCTTAACTTTGCATCAAATGTATTACCAGAAAAAGTAGGAACAAACTATGCAGAACCTGAAGCGCCAGGAACAATAGAAGGAAGAATTGTACTAGAAAGTCGTGGTGGTAAATTAGCACCAGGACATGATGGTTTAACTTTCTATTATACAAAACTTAATGCAAATGAGCATAACTTTGTATTAGAAGCAGATATCATTATTGAACAATTTGGACCTGAAACAGGAGCCTCTCCAAGTGGACAAGATGGTGCTGGTATTATGGTAAGAGATGTAAATGGACCACCTAGACAAGAACCATTATTACTAGGTTTTGAAGAAGTTCCAGCAGCATCCAACTTGTTCGGTGTAGGGATGATGAGACATGGAATAAGCCCGATGTATAGAACGGGAGTAATATATCCTTGGGGTAATGTAGGAAGTAGATTAAGTGCTGGAGCATTTAGTGGTGGTATTGGGATGGTACTTGATACGCCAATAAGAGTAAGACTTGAAAGAACAAACACTGGATTTATAATGTCATCAACTTTTACAGATCCTAAAACAAATGAACTAAAAACTGTTGAAAGAATAGAAGAAGGAGCAGACTTAGTACAAGTAATCGATGAAGATTACATGTATGTTGGATTTTTTGCCTCTAGAAATGTAAAGATGATAGTAGAAAATGCAAGCATTACATTAAGTGAAGCGGATACCCAACCATCACCAGTAGTAGTACCAAATCCAATAGGAGCATCAATGAGTATTGTTTCAGCACCACAATCTGCTACAGAAGACTATGAAATCAAAGCCATTGGAAACTATGCAGGAACAGTAACAGTCCTTAAAGATGGCAGTGAAATTGTAAGCGATCAAAGTGTTGAAGCAAACAATACCTTTATACACGAAGTGAAACTAGAAAATGAGCAAACAAGCTTTGAAGTAATATATACACCAATAGGAGCACCATCTGAAAATCCTATAGTAAGAAGTATAACAGTAACAAAAAGAATATTTAATGTTGGGGAAGGTTTATTTGTATCTCCAGATGGAACAAGTGAAGGCCAAGGAACCAAAGAAAGTCCGTTAGATATTATGACAGCAATACAATACCTTCAACCAGGTCAAACAATTTTTATGAGAGGTGGAACATATACACCAAGCTCAACAATCGATATAAGCGGAGCTTATAGTGGAAAAGAAGGAGAAATTAAAAAACTAGTACCATACAATGGAGAAAAAGTAATTATTGATGGTCAAGGTAATATAAATACAATAATGAGACATAGAGCAGATTACTGGCATATGTATGGCATTGAAATTACAGGATCATCAGGAACTGGTATGAGATTAAATGGTAATAACAATATCATAGAAATGATGGTATTCAATTATAATAAAGGTACTGGATTCCACTTACACGGTAGTGGGGAAAACCCAGACTTATGGCCAAAATACAATTTAATACTTAATTGTGAAGCACATGACAACAGAGACGATAGAAACATAGATGCAGATGGATTTGCAGCAAAATTAGGTGTTGGTGTTGGAAATGAGTTTAGAGGTAACATAGCACATCATAACATTGATGATGGATGGGACTTATACAACAGAACAAATGAAGGAGAGAATATGCCAGTAATCCTAGACGGTAATATTGCATATTCAAATGGTAAATTAAGCAATGGTTATAATGAAGATGGTAATACAGGAAACGGATTCAAATTAGGTGGAGAAGGTTTACCGGTAGCACATATCATCAAAAACAATATAGCCTTTGATAATAATATGGATGGATTTTCAGATAACTTTAATCCAGGAAAAATGGTAGTAGAAAACAATACAGCATTTGATAACAAAAGATTTAATTATATCTTTAGAACTAATCCATATTTTGAAGCAAATGAACAAGGAATATTTAAAAACAATTTATCATTTAAAACCAATTCAGGGTTAGCAGATCAAATTGCAGGAAATGTAGATGAAACAAACTTCCTCTTTGATGGAGAAAACTCAGTAAACGGCAATGGCGTAGTTGTAAGTGTAGAAGACTTTGTAAATGTAACAATGCCTAATATGTATGAAAGAGACGAAGAAGGCAACATCGTATGGGGAGACTTCCTTAGATTAGCCGTTGCAAGTGTTCTTAATACAGCAGGTGTGAATAGCACACATGTAGGTGCATTAGAAGCTGATAATGATACACCTTCAGTAACCCCATCTTTTGTATGGGAATCAAGAGCATTTGGACAGTCAACAGATTTAAACTTCGCATCTAATGTATTGCCAGAAAAAGTAGGGGTAAATGAAACGCGAGCAGAAAATCCAGGGACAATAGAAGGAAGTATTGTAGTAGAAAGTCGTGGTGGTAAATTAGCTAACGGTCACGATGGGTTAACATTCTATTACACAAGACTAGATCCAAATGTACACAACTTTGTACTTGAAGCAGATATGATTATTGAACAATTTGGATCAGAAGTAGAAGGCGTTGCCTTAAACTCTCAAGACAGTGTAGGGATTATGGTAAGAGACGTTGTAAGTGGCGCACGTAAAAACCCATTACAAATAGGTTTTGAAGAGGTAACAGCAGCATCTAATATATTTGCAGTTGGGATGATGCGTGGAGGACTGAGCTATATCTACAGAACAGGCGTATATGAGCCATGGGGTAATATAGGAAGTCAAAGAACGGTTAGATCTTATAGTAATGGTCTAAGCGTAGCTCAAGCCATTAATAAATCAATAAGAGTAAGACTTGAAAGAACAGATAGCGAATTTATCATGACGGCAACATTTGTAGATCCAACGACAGATGAAATGAAAACTGTTGAACAAAGAACAGAGGGGGCAGACTTAGTACAAGTAATTGATCCTAACAATATGTATGTAGGATTCTATGCAGCAAGAAATGGTCAAGTAAGATTTGAAAATGCAAGCTTAACATTAAGCGAAGCAAATACAGTAGCATCACCAGTGGTAGAACCTACGTTACCAAATGCAACAATGAACATAGTATCTGCACCACAATCTGGTTCAGAGGACTATGAATTAAAAGCATTAGCTAATTATGATGGAAACGTAACAATTGAAAAAGATGGTGTAGAAGTTGTAAGTAATGGCGAAGTAAAAGCGAAAGAAGTATTTACTTTTGCTACAGCTTTAGAAAATGAAACAACAAGCTTTACAGTAGTGTATACACCAGAAGGAGCACAATCTGATGATGCAATAACAAAAGATATTACAGTAACTAAAAAGATATATAACAGTGGCGCAGGATTATTTGTATCACCAGAAGGAACAAATGAAGGTGACGGAACAATAGAGAGTCCCCTTGATTTACAAACGGCAATCCAATATGTATTACCAAATGAAACAATCTTTATGTTAGGTGGAACATATACACCGGACTCAAGAATTACAATAGGTAAAGAGCATAGTGGAGAAGAAGGAAAAATGAAAAAAATAGTACCATACAATGGTGAAAAGGTAATCATAGATGGTGAAGGAAGGCTTTCAGAAATCTTAAGAGTAGCAGGAGATTACTGGCATATATATGGTATAGAAATCACAAGAGCATCAAGCACAAGTACAAGAGTAAACGGTGATCACAATATTTTTGAGTTAATGACATTTAGTTATAATGGCAACACAGGGCTTCACATTACAGGAGGCGGTATTGACCCAGACTATTGGCCAAAATACAACCTAATATTAAACTGTGTATCCCATGACAATAGAGATGCATCAAACATCGATGCAGATGGTTTTGCAGCGAAACTAGGTGTTGGTGTTGGTAACGTATTTAGAGGAAACATCGCTCATAACAATATTGATGATGGTTGGGACTTGTTCAATAAAATAGAAAATGGACCAAACATGCCAGTTGTATTAGATGGCAATATTGCTTACTCAAATGGTAAATTAAGTGATGGATATAATGAAGACGGTAATACAGGTAATGGTTTTAAACTTGGTGGAGAAGGTATGCCAGTAGCTCATATAGTTACAAACAATATTGCGTTTGATAATAATATGGATGGATTCTCAGACAACTTTAATCCAGGTACAATTACTGTAGAAAAAAACACATCATTTGATAATAAGAGATTTAACTATATATTTAGAGAAAATCCTTATTTTGAAGCTGAAGAACAAGGTATCTTTAAAAACAACTTATCATTTAGAACAGATACTGAGGATAAATTACCTGACTTTGTATCAGGAAATGTAGATGAAACAAACTTCTTCTTTGATGGAGAAAAATCAGTAAACAGTAATGGTGTAGTTGTAAACGCAGAAGATTTTGTAAAATTAACAATGCCAAATATGTATGAAAGAGACGAAGAAGGTAACATAGTATGGGGAGACTTCCTTAGATTAGCACTTTCAAGTGATCTTAATACAGCAGGTGAAAATGGAACTTATGTAGGTGCACTTCCAGCTATAGTAGACGAGCAAGAACAGTTCCAAGTAAGTAATGTAAGATTTACCGATTATATTGGTAATTCTATAAACACATTAACACCATCTGGAGACATTGTTGTAAAGGTAGATATTAAAAATACATTAAATGAACAAAAAGATGCTATATTGATCATTGCATTATATGATGAAAACAATACAATGAAAAACTTGGCAAGAGTAAGATGGGAAGCTAATGCAGGTGAAGAAAGAACATTAGAAGCAGGATTCAAATTGCCTCAAAATGTAAATGGTCACACTGTAAAAGCCTTTGTATGGGATAGTATAGATGGAATGAATCCATTATCACCATTAGTAACAATACAGTAA
- a CDS encoding F0F1 ATP synthase subunit epsilon yields the protein MADSKFKLHIITPERVFCKEDVEMVMFNTTEGDIGVLKGHIPLTTTLQSGVFKMKIGNEEKRAAVHTGFAEIKPDEVTILADAAEWPEEIDLQRAEQAKTKAENKLKDRRDHIDLLRAEASLRRSVARIEVVKNK from the coding sequence ATGGCAGATTCTAAGTTTAAGTTGCATATAATTACGCCAGAAAGAGTTTTCTGCAAAGAAGATGTTGAAATGGTTATGTTTAATACCACTGAAGGCGACATAGGGGTTTTAAAAGGTCATATTCCACTTACAACGACTCTTCAAAGTGGTGTATTCAAAATGAAAATTGGCAATGAGGAAAAAAGAGCAGCTGTTCATACTGGATTTGCTGAAATAAAGCCAGATGAAGTAACCATATTAGCAGATGCTGCAGAATGGCCAGAAGAAATAGATTTACAAAGAGCAGAACAAGCAAAAACAAAAGCTGAGAATAAATTAAAAGATCGAAGAGATCATATTGACTTATTAAGAGCAGAAGCGTCTTTGCGTCGATCCGTTGCTCGAATTGAAGTAGTTAAAAATAAATAA
- the atpD gene encoding F0F1 ATP synthase subunit beta, with protein MSEKNIGKITQIIGAVLDIKFSQGKLPSLNNAIEINDRNGEILVVEVAQHLGDDSVRCIAMGATDGLVRGMEAVDTGEPISVPVGENTLGRIFNVTGKPIDNKPVPKDVDYWPIHRDAPKFEEQSTRTEILETGIKVVDLLCPYQKGGKIGLFGGAGVGKTVLIQELIRNIATEHGGYSVFTGVGERTREGNDLYHEMTDSGVINKTTMVFGQMNEPPGARMRVGLTGLTMAEYFRDQGGRDVLLFIDNIFRFTQAGSEVSALLGRMPSAVGYQPTLATEMGALQERITSTKSGSITSVQAVYVPADDLTDPAPATTFAHLDATTVLNRAIVELGIYPAVDPLDSTSRILDPRIVGEEHYNVARGVQEILQRYKELQDIIAILGMDELSEEDKLIVSRARKVQRFLSQPFFVAQQFTGLEGRYVPISETVQGFKEILEGKHDDIPESAFLLAGNIDDVVAKV; from the coding sequence ATGTCAGAAAAAAATATTGGAAAGATCACTCAAATCATTGGTGCCGTTCTAGATATTAAATTCTCCCAAGGTAAATTACCGTCATTAAACAATGCAATTGAAATTAATGATAGAAATGGAGAAATACTTGTTGTTGAAGTTGCACAGCATTTAGGAGATGATTCTGTTAGATGTATTGCTATGGGGGCAACAGATGGTTTAGTACGTGGAATGGAGGCTGTTGATACTGGTGAACCGATATCAGTACCAGTTGGTGAAAATACATTAGGTAGGATTTTTAATGTAACTGGAAAACCAATAGACAATAAGCCAGTGCCAAAGGATGTTGATTATTGGCCAATTCATAGAGATGCGCCAAAGTTTGAAGAGCAATCTACGCGAACTGAGATATTGGAAACAGGAATTAAGGTAGTAGATTTACTATGTCCATATCAAAAAGGTGGAAAAATTGGATTATTCGGTGGTGCAGGGGTAGGTAAAACTGTTTTAATTCAAGAACTTATAAGAAATATAGCAACTGAACATGGTGGTTACTCAGTATTTACTGGAGTAGGGGAAAGAACCAGAGAAGGTAATGACCTTTACCACGAAATGACAGATTCAGGGGTTATTAATAAAACGACAATGGTATTTGGACAAATGAACGAGCCACCAGGCGCTAGAATGCGTGTTGGATTAACGGGTCTTACAATGGCAGAGTATTTCCGTGATCAAGGTGGTCGTGATGTATTATTATTCATTGACAATATATTCCGTTTTACACAAGCAGGTTCAGAGGTTTCAGCGTTACTTGGACGTATGCCTAGTGCCGTTGGGTATCAACCAACGTTGGCGACAGAAATGGGTGCACTTCAAGAACGTATCACATCAACTAAAAGCGGATCAATCACCTCTGTTCAAGCGGTATATGTGCCAGCGGATGACTTAACGGATCCAGCACCAGCTACAACATTTGCTCACTTAGATGCAACAACAGTACTAAACCGTGCAATTGTTGAGCTAGGAATATATCCAGCTGTTGATCCACTGGATTCAACTTCAAGAATTCTTGACCCGCGTATTGTTGGTGAAGAACATTATAATGTTGCTCGTGGTGTTCAAGAAATATTACAACGTTATAAAGAGCTTCAAGATATTATTGCAATACTTGGTATGGATGAATTGTCTGAAGAAGATAAACTTATTGTATCAAGAGCAAGAAAGGTACAACGTTTCTTATCGCAGCCATTCTTCGTAGCTCAACAGTTTACAGGCTTAGAAGGACGTTATGTACCAATTAGTGAAACCGTACAAGGATTCAAAGAAATTCTAGAAGGCAAGCATGATGATATTCCTGAAAGTGCATTCTTACTTGCAGGTAATATAGATGATGTTGTTGCAAAAGTATAG
- the atpG gene encoding ATP synthase F1 subunit gamma, translating into MASIRDIKRRKTSIQSTQQITKAMKLVATAKLQKAKVKAEETREYFNKMYETVTSILSQTGDIDHQYLASRNGDKKGYIVITSNRGLAGGYNANIIKQVLNNGVSKENIAVYSAGKKGKDGLRRRGYSIEQDFSEMVEGPTYNDAVSIGKVVLEDYLNNKIDEIYLVYTGFVSTISQEAKTIKLLPIESSNQDTNKSVALMNYEPSEEDVLDVMIPRYVYSLIYGGLVESVASEQGARMTAMDSATSNANDMIEDLSLEYNRARQASITQEISEIVGGAEALK; encoded by the coding sequence ATGGCATCCATAAGAGATATAAAAAGAAGAAAAACAAGTATTCAAAGTACTCAACAAATTACAAAAGCTATGAAGCTTGTTGCTACGGCTAAGCTTCAAAAAGCTAAAGTAAAAGCTGAGGAAACTAGAGAATATTTTAATAAAATGTATGAAACAGTGACATCTATTCTTTCTCAAACTGGAGATATAGATCATCAATATCTTGCTTCTAGAAATGGGGATAAAAAAGGATATATCGTGATAACATCTAATAGAGGGCTTGCTGGAGGATATAATGCTAATATAATCAAGCAAGTGCTAAACAATGGTGTTTCGAAAGAAAATATAGCTGTTTATTCTGCTGGAAAAAAAGGTAAAGACGGTTTAAGAAGAAGAGGCTATTCTATTGAACAGGATTTTTCTGAAATGGTTGAAGGACCAACATATAATGATGCTGTATCAATTGGAAAAGTCGTTTTAGAAGATTATTTAAATAATAAAATTGATGAGATATATTTGGTATATACAGGTTTTGTATCTACTATTTCTCAAGAGGCAAAAACAATAAAATTATTGCCCATTGAATCAAGCAATCAAGACACCAATAAAAGTGTTGCTTTAATGAATTATGAGCCATCTGAAGAGGATGTTTTAGATGTTATGATTCCAAGATATGTTTACAGTCTAATTTATGGTGGACTAGTGGAATCTGTAGCAAGTGAACAAGGTGCAAGGATGACGGCCATGGATTCGGCTACAAGTAATGCAAATGATATGATTGAAGATTTATCTCTTGAATATAACAGAGCAAGACAGGCATCTATTACTCAAGAAATATCTGAAATTGTTGGTGGAGCAGAAGCACTTAAGTAA
- the atpA gene encoding F0F1 ATP synthase subunit alpha: MNLRPEEISSVIKEQIKRYKSNLEVSDVGTIIQVADGIARIHGLEKAMAGELLEFPGNVYGMALNLEQDNVGAVLLGSDDGIREGAVVKATGRVVEVPVGDELIGRVVNSLGQPIDGKGPIQAKKYRKVERVAPGVIERKSVDTPLQTGVKAIDSMVPIGRGQRELIIGDRQTGKTAIAIDTIINQKNENVLCIYVAIGQKASTVAQIVTTLEETGAMDYTTVVASTASELAPLQYLAPYAGCTIGEEWMESGKDVLVIYDDLSRHAVAYRAMSLLLRRPPGREAYPGDVFYLHSRLLERAARLSDENGGGSLTALPIIETQAGDVSAYIPTNVISITDGQIYLETELFNAGVRPAINPGLSVSRVGGAAQIKAMKKIAGPIRVELAQYRELAAFAQFGSDLDKDTKEKLAQGERIMEVLKQPQYQPMSVAYQVLILYAVTKKYLMDIDVNKIQLFQKKLFEYIDLKYPELPKEILASGEIKEQTEGTIIKVIEEFKDEFRKILKEV; the protein is encoded by the coding sequence ATGAATCTTAGACCAGAAGAGATTAGTTCCGTTATTAAAGAGCAAATCAAAAGATATAAATCAAATTTAGAAGTATCAGATGTTGGAACAATTATTCAAGTTGCTGATGGTATTGCTCGTATTCACGGATTAGAAAAAGCCATGGCTGGAGAATTATTAGAGTTTCCAGGTAATGTTTATGGAATGGCCTTAAACCTTGAGCAAGACAATGTTGGAGCCGTATTATTAGGATCTGATGATGGAATCAGGGAAGGTGCTGTTGTTAAGGCAACTGGTCGTGTTGTTGAAGTACCAGTTGGAGATGAATTAATTGGTCGTGTCGTTAATTCATTAGGACAGCCAATTGATGGTAAAGGACCAATTCAAGCAAAAAAATATCGTAAAGTAGAAAGAGTTGCACCTGGTGTTATTGAAAGAAAGTCTGTTGATACACCTCTTCAAACAGGGGTCAAGGCAATTGACTCAATGGTTCCTATTGGAAGAGGACAACGTGAGTTAATCATTGGAGATAGACAAACAGGTAAGACCGCTATTGCTATTGATACAATAATAAATCAAAAAAATGAAAATGTATTATGTATTTATGTAGCTATTGGCCAAAAGGCGTCTACAGTAGCACAGATTGTAACAACATTAGAAGAAACCGGTGCTATGGATTATACTACCGTTGTTGCTTCAACAGCTAGTGAGTTAGCACCACTACAGTATCTTGCACCTTATGCAGGATGTACCATTGGTGAAGAGTGGATGGAAAGCGGTAAAGATGTTTTGGTAATTTATGATGATTTATCAAGACATGCGGTTGCTTATAGAGCCATGTCTTTGCTACTTAGAAGACCACCAGGTAGAGAAGCATATCCTGGAGATGTATTCTATTTGCATTCAAGATTATTAGAACGTGCAGCAAGATTATCTGATGAGAACGGTGGGGGATCTTTAACGGCATTACCGATTATTGAAACTCAAGCTGGGGATGTATCTGCATACATACCAACAAATGTTATATCTATAACAGATGGTCAGATATACCTTGAAACAGAACTATTTAATGCAGGGGTAAGACCGGCAATAAATCCAGGGCTTTCTGTTTCACGTGTTGGTGGAGCAGCTCAGATTAAAGCAATGAAAAAAATTGCAGGACCAATTCGTGTAGAGTTGGCTCAGTATAGAGAACTAGCTGCATTTGCACAGTTCGGTTCTGATTTAGATAAAGATACTAAAGAAAAATTGGCACAAGGGGAACGTATTATGGAGGTTTTAAAACAACCACAATATCAACCAATGTCAGTTGCTTATCAAGTATTGATTCTATATGCAGTGACTAAAAAATACTTAATGGATATAGATGTTAATAAAATTCAACTTTTCCAAAAGAAATTATTTGAATATATAGATTTAAAATATCCAGAATTACCAAAAGAAATTTTAGCATCTGGAGAAATTAAAGAACAAACAGAAGGCACTATAATCAAAGTAATTGAAGAATTTAAAGATGAGTTTAGAAAAATTCTAAAAGAGGTGTGA
- the atpH gene encoding ATP synthase F1 subunit delta, whose product MAQLVVKTYSRALFQLAQEENIKEKLEEESIVILDVLKNNEDFLTLLNHPKISKDEKISIFEESFVNLSNELLGLMSVIIKKDRYMYIIDILKDFLEIIKEDKGIVTASVFSAKELDEKQKAKIEQRLENLTNKKVETVYTVDQSLVGGLKIRIGDRIVDNSIKGRIDLMAKELLKIQLA is encoded by the coding sequence ATGGCTCAATTAGTAGTTAAAACATATAGTCGAGCATTATTTCAATTAGCACAAGAAGAAAATATTAAAGAAAAATTAGAAGAAGAATCTATTGTTATTTTAGATGTTTTGAAAAACAATGAAGATTTTTTAACATTATTAAATCACCCAAAAATATCTAAAGATGAAAAAATATCTATTTTTGAAGAGTCATTTGTTAATTTATCTAATGAATTATTAGGTCTTATGAGTGTTATTATTAAAAAAGATAGATATATGTATATCATTGATATATTGAAGGATTTTTTAGAAATCATTAAAGAAGATAAAGGCATTGTAACTGCATCAGTCTTCTCTGCAAAAGAATTAGATGAAAAACAAAAAGCAAAAATAGAACAACGACTTGAAAATCTAACCAATAAAAAGGTTGAGACCGTTTATACAGTGGATCAATCATTAGTTGGTGGATTGAAAATTCGTATAGGCGATAGAATTGTGGATAACAGTATAAAAGGAAGAATTGACTTAATGGCTAAAGAATTATTAAAAATACAATTAGCCTAG